The Podospora pseudocomata strain CBS 415.72m chromosome 1 map unlocalized CBS415.72m_1, whole genome shotgun sequence genome has a segment encoding these proteins:
- the ARG6 gene encoding Protein arg-6, mitochondrial (EggNog:ENOG503NW51; COG:E): protein MLSATAVALRAGARRTVRRLPGKTRAIPVAASLRCQRPFSTSATRKTDLTTRGMIVQTLSSVGSKREVQQYLSLFTSVSSQRFAVIKVGGAILTDYLDELCSSLAFLYTVGLYPVIVHGAGPQLNSLLEQAGVEPQFEEGIRVTDVKTLRVARDLFMRENLKLVNKLEEKGVHAQPLTIGMFRAEYLNKEKWGLVGKVTGVNKQAIETAISNGYLPILTSMAETDDGQILNVNADVAAAELARALEPLKVVYLSEKGGLFDAAGQKISAINLDEEFDHLMSQEWVKYGTRLKIKEIKELLDTLPRATSVAIIHPGDLQKELFTDSGAGTLIRRGSKLLSATSLSEFKDLDALKSVLVRDREGPDAKETVDKYLEYLNENDFKAYYDGDMNALAIVLPAKDGRQATLATLTITKSGWLTNVADNIFTVLKKEHPSLVWTVKEDDENLGWFFDKADGSITRDGDVMFWYGIDNGDEIMRLMKDFTLNGRAMLGDSNLESRLHRAAKTGSKPFAQQTRSYSTLARRPVVSAPAFGLNTGRGYVTQTNPNPPIGKKNASKEGPARVALIGARGYTGQELVRLLDSHPNMDLRHVSSRELAGQKLEGYNKSEVIYESLSPDDVRDMEKRGDIDCWVMALPNGVCKPFVEAVYEGRKGSNHKSVIVDLSADYRFDNSWTYGLPELVQRNNIADATQIANPGCYATAAQLGIAPLVEHLGGMPHIFGVSGYSGAGTKPSPKNDVDNLTNNLIPYSLTGHIHEREVSSQLGAQVAFIPHVAVWFRGIHHTISIPLKQSMTSRDIRQIYQDRYAGEKLVKVVGEAPLVKNISGKHGVEIGGFEVDKTGKRVVVCATIDNLLKGAATQCLQNMNLALGYAEYEGIPIM from the exons ATGCTCTCCGCCACCGCCGTTGCCCTCCGGGCAGGCGCCCGTCGTACCGTTCGACGGCTGCCGGGCAAGACCCGTGCCATTCCCGTTGCTGCGTCCCTCCGTTGCCAGAGGCCATTCTCGACGTCTGCGACCCGGAAGACAGATCTGACCACAAGGGGCATGATAGTGCAGACTTTGTCGTCTGTGGGATCTAAGAGAGAGGTGCAGCAGTACTTGTCTCTGTTCACATCCGTCTCTTCCCAGCGATTCGCCGTCATCAAGGTTGGCGGTGCCATCTTGACCGACTACCTCGACGAACTGTGCTCTAGCTTGGCTTTCCTTTATACCGTCGGCCTTTACCCCGTCATTGTCCATGGCGCTGGTCCTCAGCTCAACAGTTTGCTCGAGCAGGCTGGTGTCGAGCCCCAATTCGAGGAGGGAATCCGTGTCACAGACGTCAAGACGCTCAGAGTAGCTCGCGACCTGTTCATGAGGGAGAATTTGAAACTCGTCaacaagctggaggagaagggtgtgcATGCTCAGCCTCTGACCATTGGCATGTTCAGAGCCGAGTACTTGAACAAGGAGAAGTGGGGTCTGGTAGGAAAGGTTACTGGTGTCAACAAGCAGGCGATCGAGACGGCCATCAGCAACGGCTACCTGCCCATTCTTACCTCCATGGCTGAGACCGACGACGGCCAGATCCTCAACGTTAACGCCGAtgttgccgctgctgagcTTGCTCGCGCTCTCGAGCCTCTGAAGGTGGTCTACCTCTCCGAGAAGGGTGGTCTGTTTGACGCTGCTGGCCAGAAGATCTCCGCTATCAACCTCGATGAGGAATTCGACCACCTCATGTCTCAGGAGTGGGTCAAATACGGCACTCGCCTCAAGATtaaggagatcaaggagctcCTGGACACCCTTCCACGCGCGACCAGTGTGGCCATCATCCACCCAGGTGACCTTCAGAAGGAGCTGTTCACTGATTCCGGCGCTGGCACCTTGATCCGCCGCGGCAGCAAACTCCTCTCAGCTACCAGCCTGTCCGAGTTCAAGGATCTCGATGCGCTCAAGTCGGTTTTGGTCAGGGATCGTGAGGGTCCCGACGCGAAGGAGACTGTTGACAAGTACCTTGAGTACCTGAACGAGAACGATTTCAAGGCCTACTATGACGGCGACATGAACGCTCTTGCCATTGTCCTTCCTGCCAAGGATGGTCGTCAAGCCACTCTTGCTACGCTGACCATAACCAAGTCCGGCTGGTTGACGAACGTTGCTGACAACATCTTCACTGTTCTCAAGAAGGAGCACCCTTCGCTTGTATGGACCGtgaaggaggacgatgagaaCCTTGGCTGGTTTTTTGACAAGGCCGACGGGAGCATCACTCGCGATGGCGACGTGATGTTCTGGTATGGCATTGACAACGGTGACGAGATCATGCGCTTGATGAAGGATTTCACCCTGAATGGTCGTGCTATGCTCGGCGATTCTAACCTTGAGTCGCGCCTGCACCGTGCTGCCAAGACCGGCTCCAAGCCGTTCGCTCAGCAAACCCGGAGTTACTCCACCCTGGCTCGCCGTCCCGTCGTCTCCGCCCCTGCCTTCGGTCTCAACACTGGGAGAGGATATGTTACCCagaccaaccccaaccctcccattGGCAAGAAGAATGCCTCCAAGGAGGGCCCTGCGAGGGTAGCCCTCATTGGTGCTCGTGGTTACACAGGCCAGGAGCTCGTCCGCCTCCTCGACTCTCATCCCAACATGGATCTCCGCCATGTCTCGTCCCGTGAGCTTGCGGGCCAGAAGCTGGAGGGCTATAACAAGAGCGAAGTCATCTACGAGAGCTTGAGCCCCGACGATGTTCGTGACATGGAGAAGCGTGGCGACATCGACTGCTGGGTCATGGCTCTCCCCAACGGTGTTTGCAAGCCTTTTGTCGAGGCTGTCTACGAGGGCCGCAAGGGCTCCAACCACAAGAGCGTTATCGTCGATCTTTCTGCCGACTACCGCTTCGACAATTCGTGGACCTATGGTCTTCCCGAGCTCGTCCAGAGAAACAACATCGCGGATGCCACTCAGATTGCCAACCCCGGTTGCTATGCTACCGCTGCCCAGCTCGGCATTGCCCCCCTCGTTGAGCACCTTGGCGGTATGCCTCACATCTTTGGTGTTTCCGGTTACTCCGGCGCCGGTACCAAGCCTTCTCCCAAGAACGATGTCgacaacctcaccaacaacctcatcccttACAGCTTGACTGGCCACATTCACGAGCGTGAGGTCAGCAGCCAGCTCGGCGCTCAGGTTGCCTTCATTCCCCACGTCGCCGTTTGGTTCCGTGGTatccaccacaccatctcTATCCCCCTCAAGCAGAGCATGACCTCGCGTGACATTCGTCAGATCTACCAGGACAGATACGCTGGCGAGAAGCTCGTCAAGGTTGTTGGCGAGGCCCCTCTTGTCAAGAACATCAGCGGCAAGCACGGTGTTGAGATTGGTGGTTTCGAGGTTGACAAGACTGGGAAGCGTGTCGTTGTTTGCGCTACTATTGACAACCTTCTCAAGGGTGCCGCTACTCAGTGCTTGC AAAACATGAACCTTGCTCTTGGCTATGCTGAATATGAGGGCATCCCCATCATGTAA
- the BNA6 gene encoding nicotinate-nucleotide diphosphorylase (carboxylating) (COG:H; EggNog:ENOG503NUQX) codes for MMDLPIDHGHLEHLLPASWKTSITAWLAEDTPSFDVGGFVVGSDLRTATLWGKSSGILAGVPFFNEVFTQCGCTVEWHAREGSHVETHGGKKALATVTGPAHGLLEGERVALNILARCSGVATMSRRLLVNLRSAGYKGILAGTRKTTPGFRLVEKYGMLVGGADTHRMDLSTMTMLKDNHVWSRGSITQAVKAAKAAGGFSLKVEVEVQSEEEADEAIRAGADVIMLDNFTGEGVKVAARSLRERWKGEREFLLEVSGGLTEDNAESYICNDIDILSTSSIHQGVRHIDFSLKISVEKGQGPEVAS; via the exons ATGATGGACCTCCCCATCGACCACGGCCACCTTGAGCACCTCTTGCCTGCCTCATGGAAAACCTCCATCACGGCCTGGCTGGCAGAGGACACCCCCTCCTTTGACGTCGGCGGCTTCGTTGTCGGCTCCGACCTCCGCACCGCCACCCTGTGGGGAAAATCCTCTGGCATCCTGGCAGGCGTCCCCTTCTTTAACGAGGTCTTCACCCAGTGCGGCTGCACGGTCGAGTGGCACGCCCGCGAGGGCTCCCACGTGGAGACGCACGGGGGTAAAAAGGCACTGGCTACCGTCACGGGACCTGCGCATGGGCTTTTGGAGGGCGAGCGTGTCGCTCTGAACATCCTTGCGCGGTGCTCGGGGGTTGCGACCATGAGCAGGCGGCTGCTGGTTAACCTGCGGAGCGCGGGGTACAAGGGGATTTTGGCGGGaacgaggaagacgacgcCGGGGTTTAGGCTGGTGGAAAAGTATGGGATGCTGGTTGGGGGGGCGGATACTCACAGGATGGATTTGAGCACAATGACGATGTTGAAGGATAATCATGTTTGGAGCCGGGGGAGTATTACGCAGGCGGTGAAGGCTGcgaaggcggcgggggggtttagtttgaaggtggaggtggaggtacagagtgaggaggaggcggacgaGGCGATTAGGGCGGGGGCGGATGTGATTATGCTGGATAATTTTaccggggagggggtgaaggttgCGGCGCGGAgtttgagggagaggtggaagggTGAGAGGGAGTTTTTGTTGGAGGTTTCGGGGGGGTTGACGGAGGATAATGCGGAGAGTTATATTTGCAATG ATATCGATATCCTTTCCACGAGCTCGATTCATCAGGGGGTGCGCCATATTGACTTTTCGCTGAAGATTAGCGTGGAAAAAGGCCAGGGCCCCGAGGTGGCTAGCTGA